One part of the Phoenix dactylifera cultivar Barhee BC4 chromosome 4, palm_55x_up_171113_PBpolish2nd_filt_p, whole genome shotgun sequence genome encodes these proteins:
- the LOC103697342 gene encoding uncharacterized protein LOC103697342 translates to MDGLRSKSFNDGRMQVEVYSGRPPHPPSSIYDFRSYSVSYASSVQPGGGYGGYGSREVKFDKGKGTSGSSKKGWVFSDPEFQRKKRVASYKVYAVEGRMKGSFRRSFRWLKDRYTKVVYGWW, encoded by the coding sequence ATGGACGGCCTCAGATCGAAGTCCTTCAACGACGGAAGGATGCAGGTCGAGGTCTACAGCGGCCGGCCGCCACATCCCCCTTCCAGCATCTACGATTTCAGGAGTTACAGCGTGTCCTATGCCTCCTCCGTCCAGCCCGGCGGTGGCTACGGTGGATACGGCTCCAGGGAGGTCAAGTTCGACAAGGGGAAGGGGACCTCCGGATCTTCGAAGAAGGGGTGGGTCTTCAGCGACCCGGAGTTCCAGCGGAAGAAGCGGGTGGCCAGCTACAAGGTCTACGCCGTCGAGgggaggatgaagggctcctttAGAAGGAGCTTCAGGTGGCTTAAGGATAGATACACCAAGGTGGTCTATGGCTGGTGGTGA